A genomic region of Sandaracinaceae bacterium contains the following coding sequences:
- a CDS encoding alpha/beta fold hydrolase: MESRWITTRGTELHWREHGRGRPMVFLHGMADSHLSWLPLARAFPRRRLLLVDLPGHGLSGRPEAAYTPEWYGDVLGDWWDGLGLEDVDLVGHSFGGALAQLLLLSRGERVSTMTLIAPGGHGPEAGLALKLLTLPGADRVIQPFLGFGMRLFHTTMPSTPLSRAEAAHAGWLASKPGSARALVHTARAVIDLGGQTRMIAERAHELESLPPTAMLWGDADPILPVTQAHGASRWLDGLALRLYPGVGHFPQLERTRDVARDLEAHTSSRQRVRVAVDRIPRRRPSWIRRAWRWVGARFRRRRPAPAILLPRR; the protein is encoded by the coding sequence ATGGAATCGCGATGGATCACGACGCGCGGCACCGAGCTGCACTGGCGGGAGCACGGGCGGGGCCGGCCGATGGTCTTTCTCCACGGCATGGCCGACTCGCACCTGAGCTGGCTTCCGCTCGCGCGCGCGTTCCCGCGGCGCCGGCTGCTGCTCGTCGATCTCCCGGGGCACGGGCTGAGCGGCCGCCCCGAGGCGGCCTACACCCCGGAGTGGTACGGCGACGTGCTGGGCGACTGGTGGGACGGGCTGGGCCTCGAGGACGTCGACCTCGTGGGCCACTCGTTCGGCGGCGCGCTCGCGCAGCTCCTCTTGCTGTCGCGCGGCGAGCGGGTGTCGACGATGACCTTGATCGCGCCCGGCGGGCACGGCCCCGAGGCGGGCCTGGCCCTCAAGCTGTTGACGCTCCCGGGGGCCGATCGCGTGATCCAGCCTTTCCTCGGCTTCGGCATGCGCCTCTTCCACACCACGATGCCGAGCACGCCGCTCAGCCGCGCCGAGGCGGCGCACGCGGGGTGGCTCGCGAGCAAGCCGGGCAGCGCCCGCGCGCTGGTGCACACCGCGAGGGCGGTCATCGATCTCGGCGGGCAGACGCGCATGATCGCGGAGCGCGCGCACGAGCTCGAGAGCTTGCCTCCCACCGCGATGCTCTGGGGCGACGCCGACCCGATCTTGCCGGTGACGCAGGCGCACGGGGCCTCGCGCTGGCTCGATGGCCTGGCGCTCCGGCTCTACCCCGGCGTGGGCCACTTCCCGCAGCTCGAGCGCACCCGCGACGTGGCGCGGGACCTCGAGGCGCACACGAGCTCGCGCCAGCGCGTCCGGGTCGCGGTCGACCGCATCCCGCGGCGACGGCCGAGCTGGATCCGCCGGGCGTGGCGCTGGGTCGGAGCGCGCTTCCGGCGGCGACGTCCCGCGCCCGCGATCCTCTTGCCGAGGCGCTGA
- a CDS encoding HAD-IA family hydrolase — protein MRGVIFDLDGTLVDSLDDITAALARAFGELGLEALDRAAVERHVGHGARMLVRGALGDRAHLEEEALERFRAAYDDALVVHTRAFEGVHALLDALAARSTPTAVLSNKPHPMTRRVVEALFGHHPFVEVLGQRPSVRRKPDPAAALELAERLALPPAEILFVGDTRVDLRTAHAAGMVAVGVRWGMRRPAELAGADHLVSHPEDILALLGGGA, from the coding sequence ATGCGCGGCGTCATCTTCGATCTGGACGGAACCCTCGTCGACAGCCTCGACGACATCACGGCCGCCCTCGCGAGGGCGTTCGGGGAGCTCGGGCTCGAAGCCCTGGATCGGGCCGCGGTGGAGCGACACGTCGGCCACGGCGCGCGCATGCTGGTCCGGGGCGCGCTCGGCGACCGGGCGCACCTCGAGGAGGAGGCGCTCGAGCGATTCCGCGCCGCCTACGACGACGCGCTCGTCGTGCACACGCGCGCGTTCGAGGGGGTGCACGCGCTGCTCGACGCGCTCGCGGCGCGCTCGACCCCGACCGCGGTCCTCTCCAACAAGCCGCACCCGATGACGCGACGCGTGGTCGAGGCCCTCTTCGGTCACCACCCGTTCGTGGAGGTGCTCGGCCAGCGCCCCTCGGTGCGACGCAAGCCGGACCCGGCGGCCGCCCTCGAGCTGGCGGAGCGGCTCGCCCTCCCCCCGGCGGAGATCCTCTTCGTGGGAGACACGCGCGTGGACCTCCGCACTGCGCACGCGGCGGGCATGGTGGCGGTGGGCGTGAGGTGGGGCATGCGGCGGCCGGCGGAGCTCGCCGGGGCGGACCACCTCGTGAGCCACCCGGAGGACATCTTGGCCCTCCTCGGGGGCGGAGCTTGA
- a CDS encoding oxygenase MpaB family protein — MTVSADDLERHLAKLSGRIQNRRAGIYGPGTLSWEINREGAVMLGGGAAALLQLAHPFVAHAVDQHSDTRSDPAGRFQRTFEHVFAMVFGDLDHALVSARRVHALHRTIRGRITEDVGRFRRGDRYEANDERALLWVHATLVDTALRVYEHLVTPLHPHERNAYYAESKLFAYLFGIPDSVLPDSWEAFERYYADEIASDTIAVGEPARQMRRFLFTAPSPALSPLMRWYEAFTAGLLPRKLRAQLGFSWGPIDRALFARSVPILRAAYRVTPSRFKRFPAYTEAERRLAGQPPHDLVGRSIERLALGLLSTRRA, encoded by the coding sequence GTGACCGTCTCGGCCGACGACCTCGAGCGGCACCTCGCGAAGCTCTCGGGGCGCATCCAGAATCGACGCGCGGGCATCTACGGCCCGGGCACGCTCTCGTGGGAGATCAACCGCGAGGGGGCGGTGATGCTCGGCGGCGGCGCGGCCGCGCTGCTGCAGCTCGCGCACCCGTTCGTGGCCCACGCGGTCGATCAGCACAGCGACACCCGGAGCGACCCGGCGGGGCGCTTCCAGCGCACCTTCGAGCACGTCTTCGCGATGGTCTTCGGCGACCTCGATCACGCCCTCGTCTCCGCGCGCCGCGTGCACGCGCTCCACCGCACGATCCGCGGCCGCATCACCGAGGACGTCGGTCGCTTTCGCCGGGGTGACCGCTACGAGGCGAACGACGAGCGCGCGCTCCTCTGGGTGCACGCCACCCTCGTCGACACCGCGCTCCGCGTGTACGAGCACCTGGTCACGCCGCTCCACCCGCACGAGCGCAACGCGTACTACGCGGAGTCGAAGCTCTTCGCCTACCTCTTCGGCATCCCCGACTCGGTGCTGCCCGACAGCTGGGAGGCGTTCGAGCGCTACTACGCGGACGAGATCGCCTCGGACACGATCGCGGTCGGCGAGCCGGCGAGGCAGATGCGCCGCTTCCTGTTCACCGCGCCGAGCCCCGCGCTCTCGCCGCTGATGCGATGGTACGAGGCCTTCACCGCGGGCCTCCTCCCTCGGAAGCTGCGCGCGCAGCTGGGCTTCTCCTGGGGACCGATCGACCGCGCGCTCTTCGCCCGCTCCGTCCCCATCCTGCGCGCCGCCTACCGCGTGACGCCGAGCCGCTTCAAGCGCTTCCCGGCCTACACCGAGGCCGAGCGTCGCCTCGCCGGTCAACCTCCCCACGACCTCGTCGGCCGCTCCATCGAGCGCCTCGCGCTCGGCCTCCTGTCGACGCGGCGGGCCTGA
- a CDS encoding fructosamine kinase family protein has product MRAPVRAFVAEVLGAEIEDVRAVGGGDINEAWALTFSDGRRAFAKTHPGAAPTMFPREAEGLDWLREPGALRVPEVLAVSEDVLVLELLSPGRAAPDHDARLGRGLAAIHAAGADGFGGPSDNFIGDLPQDNRREPDWATFYRARRLEPQLARAADRGLVSRAMRDGFARLFAQLEELVGEPEPPARLHGDLWGGNCFTDDAGAPVLIDPAVYGGHREVDLAMMRLFGGFSPTVFAAYEEASPLSPGADARVPLYQLYPLMVHVNLFGGGYVSSVERALAALV; this is encoded by the coding sequence ATGCGGGCGCCGGTGCGCGCCTTCGTGGCCGAGGTGCTCGGCGCCGAGATCGAGGACGTCCGCGCGGTGGGCGGCGGGGACATCAACGAGGCGTGGGCGCTGACCTTCTCGGACGGGCGACGCGCCTTCGCCAAGACGCACCCCGGGGCCGCGCCGACGATGTTCCCGCGCGAGGCCGAGGGGCTCGACTGGCTGCGCGAGCCGGGCGCGCTCCGGGTCCCCGAGGTGCTCGCGGTGAGCGAGGACGTGCTCGTGCTCGAGCTCCTCTCCCCCGGTCGCGCCGCGCCCGATCACGACGCGCGCCTCGGGCGGGGCCTGGCCGCGATCCACGCCGCGGGCGCGGACGGCTTCGGCGGCCCGAGCGACAACTTCATCGGCGATCTCCCGCAGGACAACCGGCGCGAGCCCGACTGGGCGACGTTCTACCGGGCCCGCCGCCTCGAGCCGCAGCTCGCGCGCGCGGCCGATCGCGGGCTCGTCAGCCGCGCGATGCGGGACGGCTTCGCGCGGCTCTTCGCGCAGCTCGAGGAGCTCGTCGGCGAGCCCGAGCCGCCGGCGCGGCTGCACGGCGATCTCTGGGGCGGGAACTGCTTCACGGACGACGCGGGCGCGCCCGTCCTCATCGACCCCGCGGTCTACGGCGGCCACCGGGAGGTCGATCTCGCGATGATGCGTCTCTTCGGCGGGTTCTCGCCCACGGTGTTCGCGGCGTACGAGGAGGCCTCGCCGCTCTCCCCGGGCGCCGACGCGCGCGTGCCGCTCTACCAGCTCTACCCGCTGATGGTGCACGTGAACCTCTTCGGCGGCGGCTACGTCTCCTCGGTCGAGCGCGCCCTCGCCGCGCTGGTCTGA
- a CDS encoding low molecular weight protein-tyrosine-phosphatase, whose product MSDPIRVCFVCLGNICRSPTAEAVFLDLIEREGVAARFAVDSAGTGSWHVGERAHPDTRAAAEARGIEIRSVARQWKAADFDRFDYVVVMDTSNRDNVLALARSDADREKVHLFRDFDADGDTGQSVPDPYYEGGFGLVYDICEAAAKGLLAQLRREHAI is encoded by the coding sequence ATGTCCGACCCGATCCGTGTCTGCTTCGTGTGCCTCGGCAACATCTGCCGCTCCCCCACCGCGGAGGCGGTCTTCCTCGATCTGATCGAGCGCGAGGGCGTGGCCGCGCGCTTCGCGGTCGACAGCGCGGGCACCGGGAGCTGGCACGTCGGCGAGCGCGCGCATCCGGACACGCGCGCGGCGGCCGAGGCCCGCGGCATCGAGATCCGCTCGGTCGCGCGCCAGTGGAAGGCGGCCGACTTCGACCGCTTCGACTACGTGGTCGTGATGGACACCAGCAACCGGGACAACGTGCTCGCCCTCGCGCGCAGCGACGCGGACCGGGAGAAGGTGCACCTCTTCCGCGACTTCGACGCCGACGGAGACACGGGACAGTCGGTGCCGGATCCCTACTACGAGGGCGGCTTCGGCCTCGTCTACGACATCTGCGAGGCGGCGGCGAAGGGCCTCCTCGCGCAGCTTCGCCGCGAGCACGCGATCTGA
- a CDS encoding L,D-transpeptidase → MKRSTLIIPGLALLSIGGAVGLSTFFGAEESAPEETISPIPEIERAPGETDEALEERRRAAHRAMLDRDFPMHGLVTAAQIPVRAEADPESQVIGWLRLGGRVRLKSARVQTPRCNTGFYELYPRGWTCAGQGVDVAETPPDGAAGESAADTDAPLPYRYMMVREPQVPEYHQLPSRDDQRDATAHGRRYAELLNDGQERRAELLRDGRLAGEPRMPSVVARYLHRSFYVASNGTEVRSQRRFARTVRGSYIKEAQLLETTGSDFAGVELDEGTQLPLAFAVRTARPLRRVEREDGTTRFTDDESMEAWERQARLPWLRRERIGDRVYHVLEGPDGEPRYLRAWFAGVAERIDPPRGVAAGEPWVHVDIGEQTLVLYRGNQPIYATLVSSGLDGHDTPRGEFRIRRKFVSDTMANLGPDAGDDSYRIDDVPWTQYFEGSFALHGAFWHSRFGLQRSHGCVNLAPRDARRVFEHTWPEVPEGWHGVSTERGAGFQGSRVLVTD, encoded by the coding sequence ATGAAGCGCAGCACCCTCATCATCCCCGGCCTGGCGCTCCTCTCGATCGGAGGGGCCGTCGGTCTGTCCACCTTCTTCGGAGCCGAAGAATCCGCGCCCGAGGAGACGATCTCCCCGATCCCGGAGATCGAGCGCGCCCCCGGCGAGACCGACGAGGCACTCGAGGAGCGCCGCCGCGCCGCGCACCGCGCGATGCTCGACCGGGACTTCCCGATGCACGGCCTGGTGACCGCGGCGCAGATCCCCGTGCGCGCCGAGGCCGATCCGGAGTCGCAGGTGATCGGCTGGCTCCGCCTCGGCGGTCGGGTGCGCCTGAAGTCGGCGCGCGTGCAGACGCCGCGCTGCAACACCGGGTTCTACGAGCTCTACCCGCGCGGCTGGACCTGCGCGGGCCAGGGTGTGGACGTGGCGGAGACGCCGCCGGACGGCGCCGCGGGGGAGAGCGCCGCCGACACCGACGCGCCGCTGCCCTACCGCTACATGATGGTGCGCGAGCCGCAGGTGCCCGAGTACCACCAGCTGCCGTCGCGCGACGATCAGCGGGACGCCACCGCGCATGGGCGCCGCTACGCGGAGCTCCTCAACGACGGTCAGGAGCGGCGCGCGGAGCTGCTGCGCGACGGACGGCTCGCGGGAGAGCCCCGGATGCCTTCGGTCGTCGCTCGCTACCTGCACCGCAGCTTCTACGTCGCGAGCAACGGGACCGAGGTCCGCTCGCAGCGGCGCTTCGCGCGCACGGTGCGCGGCAGCTACATCAAGGAGGCGCAGCTGCTCGAGACGACGGGCAGCGACTTCGCGGGCGTCGAGCTCGACGAGGGGACGCAGCTGCCGCTCGCGTTCGCCGTGCGCACCGCCCGTCCGCTCCGGCGTGTGGAGCGCGAGGACGGCACCACGCGCTTCACCGACGACGAGTCGATGGAGGCCTGGGAGCGTCAGGCGAGGTTGCCGTGGCTCAGGCGCGAGCGGATCGGGGACCGCGTCTACCACGTGCTCGAGGGGCCCGACGGAGAGCCGCGCTATCTGCGGGCCTGGTTCGCGGGCGTGGCCGAGCGCATCGACCCGCCACGCGGCGTCGCGGCCGGCGAGCCCTGGGTGCACGTCGACATCGGCGAGCAGACCCTCGTGCTCTACCGCGGCAACCAGCCGATCTACGCGACGCTCGTCTCGAGCGGGCTCGACGGCCACGACACGCCGCGGGGCGAGTTCCGGATCCGTCGCAAGTTCGTCTCCGACACCATGGCCAACCTCGGCCCCGACGCGGGCGACGACTCCTACCGGATCGACGACGTGCCGTGGACGCAGTACTTCGAGGGCAGCTTCGCGCTGCACGGCGCCTTCTGGCACTCGCGCTTCGGCCTCCAGCGCAGCCACGGCTGCGTGAACCTCGCGCCCCGCGACGCGCGCCGGGTGTTCGAGCACACCTGGCCGGAGGTCCCCGAGGGCTGGCACGGCGTCTCGACCGAGCGCGGGGCCGGCTTCCAGGGCTCCAGGGTTCTCGTGACCGACTGA
- a CDS encoding N-formylglutamate amidohydrolase has protein sequence MNRQSLPSASIDSGEEVFTLEVPAVNETAVLVEVPHAGLAVPDAVRPQVAVTREVVLRDSDIYVDKLYARSADLGASYLAAKVSRYVVDLNRAPDDVDPQTVPDHPDPRGVQPRGVVWRVTTDGRPALREPLTYAALERRLSLFHAPYHRALVEQLERKRERFGDAILLAAHSMPSVSRAGRNHSPRADVVPGTRGRTTADARIIECVDAHFRAAGLSVRHDDPYRGGWSTAHYGRPSERWHAVQIELNRALYVDEATSRPKDGDFEKLAEICHALVAELGKL, from the coding sequence GTGAACCGTCAGAGCCTTCCCTCAGCGAGCATCGACTCGGGCGAAGAGGTCTTCACCCTCGAGGTGCCGGCGGTGAACGAGACGGCCGTGCTGGTCGAGGTCCCCCACGCGGGGCTGGCCGTACCGGACGCGGTCCGGCCGCAAGTCGCCGTGACGCGCGAGGTCGTGCTTCGCGACAGCGACATCTACGTCGACAAGCTCTACGCGCGCTCGGCGGATCTGGGCGCCTCGTACCTCGCGGCGAAGGTCTCGCGCTACGTCGTCGACCTCAACCGAGCCCCGGACGACGTCGATCCCCAGACGGTGCCCGACCACCCGGACCCCCGGGGCGTGCAGCCGCGCGGCGTGGTCTGGAGGGTCACCACCGACGGCCGCCCCGCGCTGCGCGAGCCGCTGACCTACGCCGCGCTCGAGCGCCGGCTGAGCCTCTTCCACGCGCCCTATCACCGCGCGCTCGTCGAGCAGCTCGAGCGCAAGCGGGAGCGCTTCGGCGACGCCATCCTCCTCGCGGCCCACTCGATGCCTTCGGTCTCGCGCGCCGGGCGCAATCACTCACCGCGCGCCGACGTCGTGCCCGGCACCCGCGGCCGCACCACCGCGGACGCGCGCATCATCGAGTGCGTCGACGCGCACTTCCGCGCCGCGGGCCTGAGCGTGCGCCACGACGACCCCTATCGAGGCGGCTGGTCGACCGCCCACTACGGCCGCCCGAGCGAGCGCTGGCACGCCGTGCAGATCGAGCTGAACCGCGCCCTCTACGTCGACGAGGCGACCAGCCGCCCCAAGGACGGGGACTTCGAGAAGCTGGCCGAGATCTGCCACGCGCTCGTCGCCGAGCTGGGCAAGCTCTGA
- a CDS encoding thymidine kinase, translated as MHVMHAEVGWIEVIVGPMFSGKSEELIRRLRRAQIARQPLQVFKPVIDDRYHASRIVSHSEASIEAIPVKDARELAERVRRDTRVVGIDEAQFFDDAIVDVAQRLANQGLRVVMAGLDQDYTGKPFAPMPTLMAVAEYVTKSLAICTRCGSPASRSQRLVPAGAQVLVGATEAYEARCRACHSPRAENTTRDLFAERDEP; from the coding sequence ATGCACGTGATGCACGCGGAGGTGGGCTGGATCGAGGTGATCGTGGGCCCGATGTTCAGCGGCAAGAGCGAAGAGCTCATCCGCAGGCTGCGAAGAGCCCAGATCGCGCGCCAGCCGCTGCAGGTCTTCAAGCCCGTGATCGACGACCGCTACCACGCGTCGCGCATCGTCAGTCACTCGGAGGCCAGCATCGAGGCGATCCCCGTCAAGGACGCGCGCGAGCTGGCGGAGCGGGTGCGTCGCGACACGCGCGTGGTGGGCATCGACGAGGCCCAGTTCTTCGACGACGCCATCGTCGACGTGGCGCAACGCCTCGCGAACCAGGGCCTGCGCGTGGTGATGGCCGGCCTCGATCAGGACTACACGGGCAAGCCGTTCGCGCCCATGCCGACGCTGATGGCGGTGGCCGAGTACGTCACGAAGTCCCTCGCGATCTGCACCCGCTGTGGCTCGCCCGCGAGCCGCTCGCAGCGCCTCGTCCCGGCCGGGGCCCAGGTGCTCGTCGGCGCCACCGAGGCGTACGAGGCGCGCTGCCGCGCCTGCCACTCCCCGCGGGCCGAGAACACCACCCGAGACCTGTTCGCGGAGCGCGACGAGCCGTGA
- a CDS encoding sigma-70 family RNA polymerase sigma factor: MTLNRPLSLDSYRRDLADVQPLDGETEIELAKRWREGDQKAGARLVESSLPFVIKIAREYRRWGVPMEDLIQQGNLGLLRAALKFDPEQGCRLITYAVYWIRAEIREYVVRTYRIVRLGTTRTERKAMRAYRRDGIETVDELVEISGMPEARARKLWPILTQRDFSLDAETDERGPAVGRLRDVAESPEDAFARAEEISGVREKLGAAMELLSARERRIIEQRLLVDEPRTLESLGQEMGVSKERVRQLEARARTKLRGALAEWYEPAAA, translated from the coding sequence ATGACGCTCAACCGTCCCCTCAGCCTCGACTCCTACCGCCGCGATCTCGCCGACGTGCAGCCCCTGGATGGGGAGACCGAGATCGAGCTCGCCAAGCGCTGGCGTGAAGGTGACCAGAAGGCCGGCGCGCGGCTGGTCGAGTCGAGCTTGCCTTTCGTGATCAAGATCGCCCGCGAGTACCGTCGCTGGGGCGTCCCGATGGAGGACCTCATCCAGCAGGGCAACCTCGGGCTCCTGCGCGCGGCGCTCAAGTTCGACCCCGAGCAGGGCTGCCGCCTGATCACCTACGCCGTCTACTGGATCCGCGCGGAGATCCGCGAGTACGTCGTCCGCACCTACCGCATCGTGCGCCTCGGCACGACGCGCACCGAGCGCAAGGCGATGCGCGCCTATCGCCGCGACGGCATCGAGACGGTGGACGAGCTGGTCGAGATCAGCGGCATGCCCGAGGCGCGCGCCAGGAAGCTCTGGCCCATCCTCACCCAGCGCGACTTCTCGCTCGACGCCGAGACCGACGAGCGCGGCCCGGCGGTCGGTCGGCTGCGCGACGTGGCCGAGTCGCCCGAGGACGCCTTCGCGCGGGCCGAGGAGATCAGCGGCGTGCGCGAGAAGCTCGGCGCGGCCATGGAGCTGCTGAGCGCGCGCGAGCGCCGCATCATCGAGCAGCGCCTCCTCGTCGACGAGCCGCGCACCCTCGAGTCGCTCGGCCAGGAGATGGGCGTGTCCAAGGAGCGCGTCCGGCAGCTCGAGGCCCGCGCGCGGACCAAGCTCCGGGGCGCGCTCGCGGAGTGGTACGAGCCCGCCGCGGCCTGA
- a CDS encoding TonB-dependent receptor — protein sequence MGRRSRLALVAWLAMTASAVAQDATEAEDALTSPRLIEAPPLELPEGAEPLPEGASVELVLTLDAQGAVTAAELAAPVREDVDALALEAARAMRFEPATRDGEPIGARIRFRYVVTAPPPPPLEARAEPAPPPEPLFEAPEEPELGVTATIEREEEGAASRITLRGEELTTVPGTFGEPLRAVASLPGVARSPFGLGFFLVRGSDFQNTGFLVDGFPVPLMYHVGAGPAILSSRFVDRMNFYAGNYPVRYGRYGGGLIALDSSIPDVGSPLGEASLDAARASVLAVVPSEDGRGAVAAAFRRSYFEAILPLVQPGLELSFMDYQVLGEYAPDDRMEVRFFFFGANDNLDQSGQLGDGGFISEGSRSRVSFDLQRLIATLRVTPDPGTRLTLSGMVGRDASGFDASQPGLGLLSFELEAFFAGVRFEAQLTMSRNLRARTGVDVNTLSARILGTAPVPPGLGEQPRPLPTLTTSDASVGVVEAFAAAYYEQVFDFSPLEVSAGLRVDVMRYGDVLEPVFDPRLVSRLALAEWITLKVASGLFVQQPSPFTIFRVGGNPTIPPERAWQSSGGLEMTLPMGLEAFLTGFYNRQWNIARATDEIVPTDDGLRRVFFRADQEGHSFGLEAMLRMRHEGFYGWVTYTLSRAERWHPGQAPEVFGFDQTHVLNVVASYGFDGWRFGGRFQLASGRPARDAEGARFDADTGGYLAIFGPRGPRVPYSHQLDVRIDREFDLGAVKGSVYLDVINVYFSELPEGRLFQYDYARSGLLRGLPIIPSIGVRGTLQ from the coding sequence GTGGGGAGACGCTCTCGCCTGGCCCTGGTCGCCTGGCTCGCGATGACCGCGTCGGCGGTGGCGCAGGACGCGACGGAAGCGGAGGACGCGCTCACCTCACCGCGCTTGATCGAGGCGCCTCCGCTCGAGCTGCCCGAGGGCGCCGAGCCCCTCCCGGAGGGGGCGTCGGTCGAGCTGGTGCTGACCCTCGACGCGCAGGGCGCGGTGACGGCGGCCGAGCTCGCCGCGCCGGTGCGCGAGGACGTCGACGCGCTGGCCCTCGAGGCGGCGCGCGCCATGCGCTTCGAGCCGGCCACGCGCGACGGTGAGCCCATCGGCGCGCGGATCCGCTTCCGCTACGTCGTCACCGCGCCGCCCCCTCCTCCGCTCGAAGCGCGCGCCGAGCCGGCGCCGCCGCCCGAGCCGCTGTTCGAGGCGCCCGAGGAGCCCGAGCTCGGCGTGACCGCGACCATCGAGCGCGAGGAGGAGGGCGCCGCGAGCCGCATCACGCTCCGCGGGGAGGAGCTGACCACGGTGCCCGGGACGTTCGGCGAGCCGCTCCGCGCGGTCGCCAGCCTGCCCGGAGTCGCGCGCTCGCCGTTCGGGCTCGGTTTCTTCCTCGTCCGTGGCTCGGACTTCCAGAACACCGGATTCCTCGTTGACGGCTTCCCGGTCCCGCTGATGTACCACGTGGGCGCGGGGCCCGCGATCCTCAGCTCGCGCTTCGTCGACCGCATGAACTTCTACGCGGGCAACTACCCCGTGCGCTACGGGCGCTACGGCGGCGGCCTCATCGCGCTCGACAGCAGCATCCCCGACGTCGGCTCGCCGCTCGGTGAGGCCTCCCTGGACGCGGCGCGCGCGAGCGTGCTCGCGGTCGTGCCCAGCGAGGACGGTCGCGGCGCGGTCGCGGCGGCGTTCCGACGGAGCTACTTCGAGGCCATCCTGCCGCTCGTCCAGCCGGGGCTCGAGCTGTCCTTCATGGACTACCAGGTGCTCGGCGAGTACGCGCCCGACGACCGCATGGAGGTGCGGTTCTTCTTCTTCGGCGCCAACGACAACCTCGACCAGAGCGGGCAGCTCGGCGACGGCGGGTTCATCAGCGAGGGCAGCCGCTCGCGCGTCTCGTTCGACTTGCAGCGCCTGATCGCGACCCTGCGCGTGACCCCGGACCCCGGCACGCGCCTGACGCTCAGCGGCATGGTCGGCCGCGACGCGAGCGGCTTCGACGCGTCGCAGCCGGGCCTGGGCCTTCTGAGCTTCGAGCTCGAGGCGTTCTTCGCCGGCGTGCGCTTCGAGGCGCAGCTGACGATGAGCCGGAACCTCCGCGCGCGGACCGGCGTGGACGTCAACACGTTGAGCGCGCGGATCCTCGGCACCGCGCCCGTGCCGCCCGGGCTCGGCGAGCAGCCGCGGCCGCTGCCGACGCTGACCACGAGCGACGCGTCGGTGGGCGTCGTCGAGGCGTTCGCGGCCGCGTACTACGAGCAGGTCTTCGACTTCTCGCCGCTCGAGGTGAGCGCGGGGCTGCGGGTGGACGTGATGCGCTACGGCGACGTGCTCGAGCCAGTCTTCGATCCGCGGCTCGTCTCGCGGCTCGCGCTCGCCGAGTGGATCACGCTCAAGGTCGCGTCGGGGCTGTTCGTCCAGCAGCCGAGCCCGTTCACCATCTTCAGGGTCGGCGGCAACCCCACCATCCCACCCGAGCGCGCCTGGCAGTCCTCGGGCGGTCTCGAGATGACGCTCCCCATGGGCCTCGAGGCCTTCCTGACGGGCTTCTACAACCGGCAGTGGAACATCGCGCGGGCCACCGACGAGATCGTGCCCACCGACGACGGGCTCCGCCGCGTGTTCTTTCGCGCCGACCAGGAGGGGCACTCCTTCGGGCTCGAGGCGATGCTGCGCATGCGGCACGAGGGCTTCTACGGCTGGGTCACCTACACGCTCTCGCGCGCGGAGCGCTGGCACCCCGGGCAGGCGCCCGAGGTCTTCGGCTTCGATCAGACCCACGTGCTCAACGTCGTCGCGAGCTACGGCTTCGACGGGTGGCGCTTCGGGGGTCGGTTCCAGCTCGCGAGCGGCCGGCCCGCGCGAGACGCCGAGGGCGCGCGCTTCGACGCCGACACGGGCGGGTACCTCGCGATCTTCGGGCCGCGCGGCCCGCGGGTCCCCTACAGCCACCAGCTCGACGTGCGCATCGACCGGGAGTTCGACCTCGGCGCGGTGAAGGGCTCGGTCTACCTGGACGTGATCAACGTGTACTTCTCGGAGCTGCCCGAAGGCCGCCTCTTCCAGTACGACTACGCGCGGAGCGGACTCCTTCGGGGGCTGCCGATCATCCCCTCGATCGGCGTGCGGGGGACCCTGCAATGA